DNA from Rosa rugosa chromosome 6, drRosRugo1.1, whole genome shotgun sequence:
TCAACCAAAGCTGAAATTATATATAATTGGAATTCAAATCCCAACTTGAGCAGATAACTATGCACTTGCTTTCCTTGTTCAAGAGCATTGATGTCACTACAGGCACTGATGACCCCACCAAACGCAAACTCGGTCGGCACCATCCCAGAAAAATGCATGTCTGAAAACAAGTCCAAAGCCTTTTGCGAATCTGCACTCTGCGCAAAACCAGATATCATTGCAGACCATGTGATAGAATTCTTATCGCCACACAGTTCAAAAGTTCTAAGCGCATCATCTAAACACCCACATTTCGCATACATCGTGACAAGCGCATTCCCAACAGAAACATTACACATCAGCCCATTTTTCACCGCAAGGCAATGAATCTGCTTGCCTGTCTCAACAAATTCAGGACCCGCCAAACCACTAAGAACCGCGGTCAAAACAAACTCATTCTCTTCTTCCCTCTCCTCACTCCTACGCATCCGTATAAAAACCTCTAACGCATTTGCACCCAACTGTTGCATTGCATACCCAGAAATCATAGTAGCCCAAGTAACCGAATTCCTCACaagcatttcatcgaacaccttaCGTGCATCCCTTACAAGACCCATCTTACAATACATATTAACAAGAGAGCTTCCAACAAACACATCAAAACACCCCACAGCCTTAACAGCAACCGTGTGAACTTGCCTGCCACCCAAAACAGCCTTTACATATGAAGCAGCATTACAAACTCCAGCAAAAGTGTGCGAATCCGGGGAGGTGTTCTCACCCCGCATGCGTCGAAAAAGCTCCAACACAAACGAGGAGTATCTGAAGCCCTGTTGAGAGTAGCCGTTGATGAGGGTGTTCCATGAGACCACGTCTTTGTGAGGTATGGTTTCGAATACGAGGTGGGCTGTGTGTAAGTGTCCGGATTTGACGTAGAGGTTGATGAGTGCATTGGCAATGTAGACGCAAGAGGAGGAACCGGTTGTGATGATGTGAGCGTGGAGAGGTTTGCCTCTTTGGAGGTCCTTCAGACGAGTGTGGTGTTGGAGAGTGGAGAACAAGGATCGGTAGTGACAAGAAATACTCATAAAGAGTTAAACCGCGACCGGCTGTGCCTCGAGAGAACATTCGAATTTCGACTCAGCTAGTAAATATCCTTGGATTGCATTTTATCCCTTTTTCTATTTAATTTTGGTGTAGTAGATtttagggataatgaccatttacacaatttgatCTTAAAAAATTGTTCatttactccactaagagttttttactccacAAAAGTAAATATGTATGATCAAAAACCCTAAGCGTGTTTTCTCTGCACgcacctaaaccctaaaccttgaAGGCGGCTTGTGCCGCTCTTCCTTCCCCACAGGCATCCAAATCACCATGGCTTCCATTGAAGATGTCACGGCATCCTTTGCTACATCTCTTGCTCTGGCTAGCAATGAGATCATTGATTTGTCCAGGCGTACTGGAGGTGCGCACCGTCGTCCAAGACAGTCATTCCTTCTGGCTGAGCCTCTGGCAAAACCACCACCTGTGATGAATGATCTACAAAGATTCTTTAGAAGAGTGTGGGTTCTCGACAAAAGTTTTCAGattcaagagagagagaacaaccaCTTTGTCTTGAGTTTTGATCTACTCCGAGATCGCAACAAGGTTCTCCGGGGTGGACCTTGGAGGATCAATCGTGCTCTCATTGTGATGCAGGAATATGATGGTGTAGCACTGATCCAATCTGTGGACATGCGCTCACTGTTCTTCTAGGCGAAGATCTCTAACATTCCTCCTGCTTTTGAAGATCCTGATATCATTGCAGATATTGCATCTGTAGCCGGTAAGTTTTTAGAGATGGATGACAAACTGTTTAACAATATGAGGAAGGTTCgggttagggtttctcatgACCTAGCCAAGTCGTTCCTCCTCAAGAAGAAACTACGCCTTGCTCCTGGGGGTTGAACCAGAAATTTCCTTCTTCTTTGAGAATTTGGTTGGAATGTGCAACTCTTGTCACTTCCTTATGCATGAAGGAGAGAGATGCCCAGTTAGCATGGAATCTGCAAGCCACAATCGTACTCCTGTTGAAAGACTTGAGATTGGTTCTCCGTCTTTAAGTTTTACTGCAGGTAATTTCCGCTTCCATGGAGTGCAAACACCGGTATTACCATCGGTTAATCGTGTCTTGTTTCAGAACAATACAACTTCACGTAAACCCGTCATTCTAAGTGAAAAATTGCTTCCCAAGTAACATGCAGACAACTCGTTGGCACTAGTTCCAGTTTTGGACCCTCAAGAGAATcacaagtccccgagtaagataGTGCATGCTATGGCTTCACCGAAGAGGGCATTGGTTATGATCCCTGAAATCTTGCAGTCTCCTTCTAAGCAGGCGCACTTGACTTCATCGTCAAAGGCTTTGGTCATGGTTCCTGAGGCCTTGCAGCCTGCTCCATCAACAATTGAGGAGGTAATGGTGTCACAGAAGTTTGCGGTGAGTGCGAAACAAGAGCATTGCATTGCCCCAACTGAAGACAAGGCTAAGATTGAGAAAAGAGAATGCCCTCTAACGTCAGGGGCTTctccaaaaaaaattgaaaattctgCTCCATGATTTGTTCCAAAAAAGTGACATACAAGATGCACCTTTCAAGAAGTTGAAGACCCCTAGCTTCCCCTGCAAATTCACTGCCCGGTCTCTGGGCCTCACTGAAGCGCCAGGAAGCATTTTGATACCAAGGATCCGATTGTAGAGGTCccgaaaccaaaaaagaagagggGACGACCTTTGgggttgaaaaataaaaatccctCCAAGTCTAAGAGGGTTACTGCTGCGCAGGTGACTTGCTTTGAGTACCTTACTAAGCCTCCAAGCCCTAGTGCAaagggcaaggagaagattGAAGTTTTTTTTGTGACTTAGCCTATCGACTATGCTTTTGtgtagtttataggctcacttggAATAAGTGACCATTGATTATATTAgtgagtggtgctagcatatcGCTATCTAACTAGCCCTATGAGGCAGGGATTGATATGTATTCGTGCCGTTCTGGCCTTTAGTAATGAAATCCTTATTTgatgattcaaaaaaaaaaaaagttttttactcccatttatccaatttaacatctattgacagtattgccctcattttaattaacaacaCAACTACTCCCCTCAGActctctcactcactctctctctctgatctccGATCTCCTATCTCTCCTCCAGGCGGAGTCATATGGTCCAACCCGAGTTCCTAACCGCTTCGAGTCTCCGCCGACGTTGGCGATGAGCGAGACTTCTCCGTGCCACGCCGTCTTCCTCCATCTCTGAGCAAGATTGTGTCTCTGTGCCACGCCGTCGTCCTCCATCTCCAGTGCTCTGTCTCCAACTGTCCGCTTCTCCATCGAGCACCGTTTTATCTCCCCAAACCGATCCATCACGGCTTCCAAAAAGAACGACCCAATCGCGGCGGCCAGGAAGACGTGTATGTGCTCGCCGAAGAATCATCTAGGCTCGTTTCACTGCAGTCTTCACAAGAATCAAGGGAGTGCAAATCATCACAATCACAACCAGACATCGTATCCCAACAACAGGCTGAACATGCGCAGATCAGCCATGACGAACTCGCTGGTTCGAATCAGTGAAGTCGAGGGCGAGTGGGTGAAGAGAGCCTTGACGGCTCTTATTCGTCCTTCTACACACCAGCAGAGGTGGAGAGCCAGGTTCCATCCATGGGAAAGCCGACTCTCCGTCATGTCCAAGGTCGATGCTGAGTGAAGGATTGGTAGAGAGGAAGTCCcggccggggggggggggggggggggggaaggcTGAAGTTTGTTCTGATCTGGTGCCCAAAGCAATTTCTGGGcggccaatttttttttttggtatactgtgagctccgagaatggggaaggaaaaaataaaaaagggaacatgtagaattgaacatataaattgatcaattatgtctgtaatgtattcattttggttttgggagtttatgcaattcactagagggcaataatatgattgttggagggtaataatatgattattaggagacaataatatgattattgggaggcaataaaaacagtattgggggggggggcaataatatgttttttggggggcaa
Protein-coding regions in this window:
- the LOC133718749 gene encoding pentatricopeptide repeat-containing protein At2g33680-like, with translation MSISCHYRSLFSTLQHHTRLKDLQRGKPLHAHIITTGSSSCVYIANALINLYVKSGHLHTAHLVFETIPHKDVVSWNTLINGYSQQGFRYSSFVLELFRRMRGENTSPDSHTFAGVCNAASYVKAVLGGRQVHTVAVKAVGCFDVFVGSSLVNMYCKMGLVRDARKVFDEMLVRNSVTWATMISGYAMQQLGANALEVFIRMRRSEEREEENEFVLTAVLSGLAGPEFVETGKQIHCLAVKNGLMCNVSVGNALVTMYAKCGCLDDALRTFELCGDKNSITWSAMISGFAQSADSQKALDLFSDMHFSGMVPTEFAFGGVISACSDINALEQGKQVHSYLLKLGFEFQLYIISALVDMYGKCGSVSDARKGFDCIKEPDIVLWSSMIGGYVQNGENEAALSLYCRMQREGFLPNELTMASLLKACSSLCAFEQGKQIHSHTIKYGFSLEFPIGSSLFTMYAKCGNLEDGKLVFRRMPTRDVVSWNAMISGLSQNGQGNEALELFEEMRLGGTEPDFVTFVNVLSACSHMGSVERGWIYFKMMSNEFGIAPRVEHYACMVDVLSRAGKLDEAKDFIESATIDHGICLWRILLSACRNYRNYELGAYAGEKLMELGSLESQAYVLLSSIYSSLGRREDIERVRRMMKLRGVSKKPGCSWIELKSQVHVFVVGDMMHPQIESIGVEIRRLIKHMKDEGYQPSSTTF